A single Harpia harpyja isolate bHarHar1 chromosome 6, bHarHar1 primary haplotype, whole genome shotgun sequence DNA region contains:
- the SLC2A3 gene encoding solute carrier family 2, facilitated glucose transporter member 3 isoform X2, with the protein MIGSFSVSLFVNRFGRRNSMLLVNILAFAGGTLMAFSKMAKAVEMLIIGRFVIGLFCGLCTGFVPMYISEVSPTSLRGAFGTLNQLGIVVGILVAQIFGLEGIMGTEALWPLLLGFTVLPAILQCVALLFCPESPRFLLINKMEEEKAQAVLQKLRGTQDVSQDILEMKEESAKMSQEKKATVPELFRSPNYRQAIIIAIMLQLSQQLSGINAVFYYSTGIFERAGITQPVYATIGAGVVNTIFTVVSLFLVERAGRRTLHLVGLGGMAVCAVLMTIALALKDTVEWIRYISIIATFGFVALFEIGPGPIPWFIVAELFSQGPRPAAMAVAGCSNWTSNFLVGMLFPYAEKLCGSYVFLIFLVFLVIFFIFTFFKVPETKGRTFEDISRGFEGRGEASPSSPVEKNPMVELNSIQPDKEVA; encoded by the exons ATGATTGGCTCCTTCTCAGTCAGCCTGTTCGTCAACAGGTTTGGCAG GAGGAACTCCATGCTACTGGTGAACATCTTGGCCTTTGCTGGTGGCACTCTCATGGCCTTCTCcaagatggcaaaggcagtggaGATGCTGATTATTGGCCGCTTCGTTATCGGCCTCTTCTGTGgtctctgcactggttttgtGCCCATGTACATCAGTGAAGTCTCGCCCACCAGCCTCCGTGGAGCCTTTGGCACCCTGAACCAGCTGGGCATTGTTGTGGGCATCCTGGTGGCCCAG ATCTTTGGCCTGGAGGGAATCATGGGGACTGAAGCACTTTGGCCACTGCTTTTGGGGTTCACGGTTCTCCCAGCAATCCTGCAGTGTGTGGCTCTTCTTTTCTGCCCTGAGAGCCCCCGTTTCCTATTGATCAACAAGATGGAGGAAGAGAAAGCGCAAGCAG TTCTCCAGAAGCTCCGTGGTACACAGGACGTGTCTCAAGACATCCTGGAGATGAAAGAAGAGAGTGCTAAAATGTCCCAGGAAAAGAAGGCAACTGTGCCAGAGCTCTTCCGTTCTCCAAACTACCGTCAAGCCATTATCATTGCCATCATGCTGCAGCTCTCCCAACAGCTCTCGGGCATCAATGCT GTATTCTATTACTCTACAGGGATTTTTGAAAGAGCTGGTATCACACAGCCTGTGTATGCCACTATTGGAGCTGGCGTGGTAAACACCATCTTCACTGTTGTGTCG CTGTTCCTGGTGGAGCGTGCAGGGCGCAGGACCCTCCATTTAGTTGGTTTGGGTGGCATGGCTGTGTGTGCTGTTCTTATGACCATCGCTTTAGCTCTGAAG GACACTGTGGAGTGGATCAGATACATCAGCATCATTGCCACTTTTGGCTTTGTGGCTCTCTTTGAGATTGGCCCTGGCCCTATCCCCTGGTTCATTGTGGCAGAACTCTTCAGCCAGGGCCCACGGCCTGCAGCCATGGCAGTGGCTGGCTGTTCCAACTGGACCTCTAATTTCTTGGTGGGAATGCTCTTCCCCTATGCAGAG aaACTATGTGGCTCCTAtgtcttcctcatcttccttgttttcctggtcatcttttttatttttacattcttcAAAGTGCCGGAGACCAAGGGCAGGACTTTTGAAGACATCTCCAGGGGCTTTGAAGGACGAGGTGAAGCCAGCCCCTCATCACCTGTAGAGAAGAACCCCATGGTGGAGCTGAACAGCATACAGCCTGACAAAGAAGTTGCCTAA
- the SLC2A3 gene encoding solute carrier family 2, facilitated glucose transporter member 3 isoform X1: MDAKKKITAPLIYAVSIAAIGSLQFGYNTGVINAPEKIIRSFFNRTLSERSGEAVSPELLTSLWSLSVAIFSVGGMIGSFSVSLFVNRFGRRNSMLLVNILAFAGGTLMAFSKMAKAVEMLIIGRFVIGLFCGLCTGFVPMYISEVSPTSLRGAFGTLNQLGIVVGILVAQIFGLEGIMGTEALWPLLLGFTVLPAILQCVALLFCPESPRFLLINKMEEEKAQAVLQKLRGTQDVSQDILEMKEESAKMSQEKKATVPELFRSPNYRQAIIIAIMLQLSQQLSGINAVFYYSTGIFERAGITQPVYATIGAGVVNTIFTVVSLFLVERAGRRTLHLVGLGGMAVCAVLMTIALALKDTVEWIRYISIIATFGFVALFEIGPGPIPWFIVAELFSQGPRPAAMAVAGCSNWTSNFLVGMLFPYAEKLCGSYVFLIFLVFLVIFFIFTFFKVPETKGRTFEDISRGFEGRGEASPSSPVEKNPMVELNSIQPDKEVA; this comes from the exons ATGGATGCCAAGAAg AAAATCACAGCACCCCTTATCTATGCTGTTTCCATTGCTGCCATTGGATCTCTCCAGTTTGGGTACAACACTGGTGTCATCAATGCTCCCGAGAAG ATCATCCGGAGCTTCTTCAACAGAACCTTGTCAGAACGGAGCGGGGAGGCTGTCTCCCCAGAGCTCCTCACCTCTCTGTGGTCCCTTTCTGTGGCCATCTTCTCAGTAGGAGGTATGATTGGCTCCTTCTCAGTCAGCCTGTTCGTCAACAGGTTTGGCAG GAGGAACTCCATGCTACTGGTGAACATCTTGGCCTTTGCTGGTGGCACTCTCATGGCCTTCTCcaagatggcaaaggcagtggaGATGCTGATTATTGGCCGCTTCGTTATCGGCCTCTTCTGTGgtctctgcactggttttgtGCCCATGTACATCAGTGAAGTCTCGCCCACCAGCCTCCGTGGAGCCTTTGGCACCCTGAACCAGCTGGGCATTGTTGTGGGCATCCTGGTGGCCCAG ATCTTTGGCCTGGAGGGAATCATGGGGACTGAAGCACTTTGGCCACTGCTTTTGGGGTTCACGGTTCTCCCAGCAATCCTGCAGTGTGTGGCTCTTCTTTTCTGCCCTGAGAGCCCCCGTTTCCTATTGATCAACAAGATGGAGGAAGAGAAAGCGCAAGCAG TTCTCCAGAAGCTCCGTGGTACACAGGACGTGTCTCAAGACATCCTGGAGATGAAAGAAGAGAGTGCTAAAATGTCCCAGGAAAAGAAGGCAACTGTGCCAGAGCTCTTCCGTTCTCCAAACTACCGTCAAGCCATTATCATTGCCATCATGCTGCAGCTCTCCCAACAGCTCTCGGGCATCAATGCT GTATTCTATTACTCTACAGGGATTTTTGAAAGAGCTGGTATCACACAGCCTGTGTATGCCACTATTGGAGCTGGCGTGGTAAACACCATCTTCACTGTTGTGTCG CTGTTCCTGGTGGAGCGTGCAGGGCGCAGGACCCTCCATTTAGTTGGTTTGGGTGGCATGGCTGTGTGTGCTGTTCTTATGACCATCGCTTTAGCTCTGAAG GACACTGTGGAGTGGATCAGATACATCAGCATCATTGCCACTTTTGGCTTTGTGGCTCTCTTTGAGATTGGCCCTGGCCCTATCCCCTGGTTCATTGTGGCAGAACTCTTCAGCCAGGGCCCACGGCCTGCAGCCATGGCAGTGGCTGGCTGTTCCAACTGGACCTCTAATTTCTTGGTGGGAATGCTCTTCCCCTATGCAGAG aaACTATGTGGCTCCTAtgtcttcctcatcttccttgttttcctggtcatcttttttatttttacattcttcAAAGTGCCGGAGACCAAGGGCAGGACTTTTGAAGACATCTCCAGGGGCTTTGAAGGACGAGGTGAAGCCAGCCCCTCATCACCTGTAGAGAAGAACCCCATGGTGGAGCTGAACAGCATACAGCCTGACAAAGAAGTTGCCTAA